The Moorena producens PAL-8-15-08-1 genomic interval ATTAACAATATCTTCTAATTTTCTTTAACACTAATATCTTGACAGTTGTAAACTAGTATTAGCTATCGTTACAAAAGAAAACTATTTCGGTGTCGCCATTGAGAGTAATACTACTCAAATTTAAAGTGCCTTTGTCAATCAAATAGGATGACCTATTATCTCCTTTATTAACGGAGACTTAGAGACTAGTTCGTTTTCCCTTTATTACACAGGGATGATTTACCCGGTTTCGTTATTTTTATAGTCATAAACAACAGAATAAACCACAAAAAATGGTAATGTGACCTGTTTAATTTTTCCAGTAGTAAACAGGGGTGATTTGACTTGATTGGTTATAAAAACTTACTAAAAACTTACTAAATTTTAATTACTAATGAATGCATCTACTCCTGTTAAAATCAACCCATCCAATGGAAATGGTGAGACTGTAGCTAGTATCATCAGCAGCAATTTCTCAACCAATTTATCAACACAGTTTAACTATGGTGACGCTGTCGAAAAGTCCTTCTTATTTTATGAAGCTCAGCGCTCTGGTAAACTTCCAGAGGACAATCGCATCCCATGGCGCGGGGATTCTGGCCTCAACGATGGTGCTGATGTAGGAGTTGACCTCACTGGCGGTTATTACGATGCTGGGGACCACGTCAAGTTCGGCTTCCCCATGGCTGCTGCCATGACTATGCTAGCTTGGGGGGCAATCGAATATCAAGATGCCTACCAGCAAATGGGTCAATGGGATGAGGCGTTGGATGCCATTAAGTGGGGTACCGATTACATACTCAAAGCCCACATCACAGACAGTAACGGTCAAACCGAAGAATTCTGGGCACAGGTTGGATCCGGTGAAATCGACCACAGCGTCTGGGCACCGCCGGAAACCATGACCATGGCGCGACCAGCGTTCAAAATTGATCCGTTAAATCCAGGTTCTGACCTAGCTGGTGAATCCGCTGCTGCCTTAGCTGCTGCCTCAATTGCCTTCCAATCTACAAACAGCAGCTACGCTAATGAACTACTCAATAATGCGAAAGCCCTATTTGACTTTGCGGAAACCTATCAGGGCAACTACTCTGACTCTATCGCCGATGCTGCTATTTTCTACAATTCTTGGAGTGGCTACGAAGACGAACTAGCCTGGTCTGCAACTTGGCTGTACAAAGCAACCGGTGACCAGACCTACTTGGATAAAGCCGAAAGTTACTATCTAGGTATTGATCCGACTCAGACTCAATCCTGGGATCAAAAAGTCTATGGTACTGGCATCCTCCTTGCTCAGGAAACTGACGAAGATAGGTACCGTATCGAAGTAGAACGCTGGCTGGACTACTGGAGTGACGACAGTGGTGAAGGTATCGAATATACTGAGGGTGGACTAGCTTGGTTCAATGACTGGGGTTCCCTACGATATGCTGCCAATACCGCTTTCCTTGCTGGTATTTATAGTGATACCGTTAATGATGGTAATGGTCGTTACTCCGATTTCGCAGCTGATCAAATTGACTACATTCTTGGGGATAATCCCAAGAATTTCAGTTATGTTGTCGGTTTTGGCCACAATTCTCCCAAGAATCCCCACCATCGTGCAGCCCATGGTTCCACCACCAATGACATCGAATCACCAACGGACAACCTCAACATTCTCTATGGTGCATTGGTGGGTGGTCCCTCTGAACCAGACGATAATGCCTATGTCGATGATCGAACTAACTATGCCATTAATGAAGTCGCTCTTGACTACAACGCTGGCTTCACTGGTGCTCTTGCCCGTATGTACCGTGAACAGAATCAACTCAGTCTGGGTTCTAACCTTGAACCAATACTGTCTACAGTAGATCCAATCACTGACTCCATCATGGAACTGTCCCCCGCCGGGGACTTCTAAACCGTTTATTACCAGGTTTTTCCATTATTTTAGTACATATATACACAAAGTTAACTTCTAGAAAAAAAAAATATTAGGCTTCTTGCATAATTATCCAAACAGAGGTAGATAGCTCTTATAGATACCTAATTACAACCTCTAAAAAATTCAGGAGCAACTTTCATGAGTACATTAATCGGCGGTCCAG includes:
- a CDS encoding glycoside hydrolase family 9 protein, which translates into the protein MNASTPVKINPSNGNGETVASIISSNFSTNLSTQFNYGDAVEKSFLFYEAQRSGKLPEDNRIPWRGDSGLNDGADVGVDLTGGYYDAGDHVKFGFPMAAAMTMLAWGAIEYQDAYQQMGQWDEALDAIKWGTDYILKAHITDSNGQTEEFWAQVGSGEIDHSVWAPPETMTMARPAFKIDPLNPGSDLAGESAAALAAASIAFQSTNSSYANELLNNAKALFDFAETYQGNYSDSIADAAIFYNSWSGYEDELAWSATWLYKATGDQTYLDKAESYYLGIDPTQTQSWDQKVYGTGILLAQETDEDRYRIEVERWLDYWSDDSGEGIEYTEGGLAWFNDWGSLRYAANTAFLAGIYSDTVNDGNGRYSDFAADQIDYILGDNPKNFSYVVGFGHNSPKNPHHRAAHGSTTNDIESPTDNLNILYGALVGGPSEPDDNAYVDDRTNYAINEVALDYNAGFTGALARMYREQNQLSLGSNLEPILSTVDPITDSIMELSPAGDF